The sequence below is a genomic window from Glycine soja cultivar W05 unplaced genomic scaffold, ASM419377v2 tig00035847_1_pilon, whole genome shotgun sequence.
TGAATGCAACCATTTACTGTCGCATTCGGGAAGCAATAACAAGGCAACAAGGAGTGCCGACATCCTTGTACAGAAGTTCAGCTTTGCCTCTTTGTTCGCTCACTTCAAGTCACACACTTCACACAAAATCAATGATTACTGCCTCACATTCCAATGCTATGCTGGGAGATGTTTATGCTTATGGCTTAATCTCAGGTCGTGGTAGTGTGCGAGACTTCACAAAGCCTGCTGTAGGTTGCTTGAGGGGTAGTGTGAATCTAAGGAGACTACAACCATTGTATGGTCCTTTGAGTTTTGGGTGTTCTACTTTTGATGCTAATAGGAGGATCCGGGATTCGAGTTTGCTGCATGGATCATGGCTCAAGAATTTCTCAGCCTCTTCTTCTGCTTGCTACTCAGTCGGGGCTGCACATGCTGTCTCATTTGATGGAAGCCCTCCTGATGAACAGCTTGCAAATTCCTCTTTTTCGCCTGACCCGTATGTAATTGTTGTTCTTAATATTTT
It includes:
- the LOC114404441 gene encoding uncharacterized protein LOC114404441, with the protein product MPGILSRLNATIYCRIREAITRQQGVPTSLYRSSALPLCSLTSSHTLHTKSMITASHSNAMLGDVYAYGLISGRGSVRDFTKPAVGCLRGSVNLRRLQPLYGPLSFGCSTFDANRRIRDSSLLHGSWLKNFSASSSACYSVGAAHAVSFDGSPPDEQLANSSFSPDPYVIVVLNILNSISP